One stretch of Tribolium castaneum strain GA2 chromosome 5, icTriCast1.1, whole genome shotgun sequence DNA includes these proteins:
- the Plod gene encoding procollagen-lysine,2-oxoglutarate 5-dioxygenase isoform X1 — protein MLTYLILLTLTILATGELYNFLLKFNSKFQANSNEQCIKDSETCGEKPESAFLHHQKSTTDADILVFTVASEPTDGFQRYLSSAHHYHIAPTVLGFGQEWKGGSDIKNRPGGGWKINLLKTALEPHKDDPTKIILFTDGYDVIFTDTLDAILRKFKETKARVLFGAESSCWPDVQLAPKYPQVTEGKRFLNSGLYMGYAPDLWQVLTFDVIEDTDDDQLFFTKAYLDEDLRKKVGFKLDHKSEIFQNLNGAVSEVELFEVKAKEGPEEYKIQNVLYHTVPLILHGNGPSKLSLNYLGNYLANSWNSVEGCVRCKEGQFDLKNKRANEMSLVLLAIFVEFNTPFLEEMLSKVYSQEYPKHRIDLFIHNAMKFHSKHITDFIEKHGSEYRSVKDIKPDDGTTEWAARDLSLAQCLSKNCDIYFSVDSVAHLDNPHTLRLLIEQNRTVVAPLLPRPGKAWSNFWGDLTKEGFYARSNDYMDIVHNDKRGLWNVPFIANCYAINATLLKKFDETKLNFDRDNWDADMAFCANLRDLDVFMYVSNRVDFGHLVNPETFDITRVEPEMYQIFDNEQDWEARFIHPEYPENFNPEKTSLQPCPDVYWFPIVSPRFCTSLINMMENFGKWSDGSNKDPRLEGGYEAVPTRDIHMNQVGWEKHWLEFLRKYVRPLQEHVFLGYFHDPPRSLMNFVVRYKPDEQPSLRPHHDSSTYTINIALNQRGVDYEGGGCRFIRYNCSVVDTKLGWLLIHPGRLTHYHEGLKVTKGIRYIMIAFVDP, from the exons ATGCTGACTTATCTCATTCTGTTGACACTAACAATTTTAGCGACAGGTGAgctctacaattttttactcaaatttaACTCAAAGTTTCAAGCAAACTCCAACGAACAATGCATCAAAGACTCGGAAACATGTGGAGAAAAGCCAGAAAGTGCATTTTTGCATCACCAGAAGTCCACGACAGATGCAG acatTCTAGTCTTCACAGTCGCTAGCGAGCCAACCGACGGCTTCCAGCGCTACCTCTCCTCCGCCCATCACTACCACATCGCCCCCACGGTCCTGGGTTTCGGCCAGGAATGGAAAGGGGGCTCCGATATTAAAAACCGCCCCGGAGGCGGCTGGAAAATCAACCTCCTTAAAACTGCCCTCGAACCACACAAAGACGACCCCACAAAAATAATCCTTTTCACTGATGGCTACGATGTCATCTTCACCGACACTCTCGATGCCATTTTGCGCAAATTTAAAGAAACCAAAGCCCGGGTTTTATTCGGAGCCGAAAGCTCCTGTTGGCCTGACGTACAACTGGCCCCAAAATACCCCCAAGTGACTGAAGGAAAACGATTCCTAAATTCGGGGTTGTACATGGGCTACGCCCCCGACTTGTGGCAAGTGCTCACTTTTGACGTGATTGAGGACACGGACGACGATCAACTGTTTTTCACTAAAGCGTACCTCGATGAggatttgagaaaaaaagttgGGTTCAAGTTGGACCACAAAAGTGAGATTTTCCAAAATCTGAATGGGGCTGTTA GTGAAGTCGAGTTGTTTGAGGTTAAAGCGAAGGAAGGTCCTGAGgaatataaaattcaaaatgttttatatcACACTGTACCGTTGATTTTGCACGGGAATGGCCCTTCGAAATTATCCCTAAATTATTTAGGGAACTACTTGGCGAATTCGTGGAATTCGGTGGAAGGGTGCGTCCGGTGCAAAGAGGGCCAGTTTGACTTGAAAAACAAAAGGGCAAACGAAATGTCTCTTGTCCTTCTTGCGATTTTTGTAGAATTTAATACCCCCTTCTTGGAGGAAATGTTGAGTAAGGTGTACTCACAGGAGTACCCCAAGCACCGTATCGATCTCTTTATCCACAATGcg ATGAAATTTCATTCAAAACACATAACCGACTTTATCGAAAAACACGGTTCTGAGTACCGCTCAGTCAAAGATATCAAGCCGGACGATGGTACCACCGAATGGGCCGCACGTGACTTATCTTT GGCCCAATGTTTGTCCAAAAACTGCGACATTTACTTTTCCGTTGATTCGGTCGCCCATTTGGACAACCCGCACACTCTTCGGCTTTTAATCGAGCAGAACCGCACCGTGGTAGCCCCCCTTTTGCCCCGTCCTGGCAAGGCCTGGAGCAACTTTTGGGGGGACTTGACCAAGGAAGGTTTCTATGCCCGGTCAAACGACTACATGGATATAGTCCACAACGATAAGAG AGGGCTATGGAACGTCCCGTTCATAGCCAACTGCTACGCCATCAATGCCACGCTCTTGAAGAAGTTTGATGAGACGAAGTTGAACTTCGATCGGGATAACTGGGACGCGGACATGGCCTTTTGTGCCAATTTACGCGACTTGGACGTCTTCATGTACGTCTCGAACCGCGTCGATTTCGGGCATTTGGTCAATCCGGAAACCTTCGATATCACTCGGGTCGAACCGGAAATGTACCAAATCTTCGACAATGAACAGGATTGGGAGGCCAGGTTCATCCATCCCGAATATCCTGAAAACTTCAACCCCGAAAAGACAAGTCTACAGCCTTGTCCAGACGTTTACTGGTTCCCCATCGTGTCGCCACGTTTTTGTACCAGCTTGATCAACATGATggaaaatttcggaaaatGGTCCGATGGTAGCAATAAGGATCCCCGGCTCGAAGGCGGCTATGAGGCCGTCCCGACGCGTGATATCCACATGAATCAAGTCGGTTGGGAAAAGCATTGGCTGGAGTTCCTCCGGAAGTACGTGAGGCCTTTGCAGGAGCACGTTTTCCTCGGGTATTTCCATGACCCGCCACGATCTTTAATGAATTTCGTGGTTCGGTATAAACCGGACGAACAACCCTCCTTAAGGCCACATCACGACAGCTCGACCTACACCATCAACATAGCCTTGAATCAGAGAGGGGTTGATTACGAAGGCGGGGGTTGTAGGTTCATTAGGTACAACTGCAGCGTTGTTGATACCAAACTTGGATGGTTGTTGATACACCCGGGAAGGCTCACTCACTACCATGAAGGGTTGAAGGTCACAAAAGGGATTAGATATATCATGATTGCTTTCGTTGACCCATAG
- the Plod gene encoding procollagen-lysine,2-oxoglutarate 5-dioxygenase isoform X2, producing the protein MLTYLILLTLTILATANSNEQCIKDSETCGEKPESAFLHHQKSTTDADILVFTVASEPTDGFQRYLSSAHHYHIAPTVLGFGQEWKGGSDIKNRPGGGWKINLLKTALEPHKDDPTKIILFTDGYDVIFTDTLDAILRKFKETKARVLFGAESSCWPDVQLAPKYPQVTEGKRFLNSGLYMGYAPDLWQVLTFDVIEDTDDDQLFFTKAYLDEDLRKKVGFKLDHKSEIFQNLNGAVSEVELFEVKAKEGPEEYKIQNVLYHTVPLILHGNGPSKLSLNYLGNYLANSWNSVEGCVRCKEGQFDLKNKRANEMSLVLLAIFVEFNTPFLEEMLSKVYSQEYPKHRIDLFIHNAMKFHSKHITDFIEKHGSEYRSVKDIKPDDGTTEWAARDLSLAQCLSKNCDIYFSVDSVAHLDNPHTLRLLIEQNRTVVAPLLPRPGKAWSNFWGDLTKEGFYARSNDYMDIVHNDKRGLWNVPFIANCYAINATLLKKFDETKLNFDRDNWDADMAFCANLRDLDVFMYVSNRVDFGHLVNPETFDITRVEPEMYQIFDNEQDWEARFIHPEYPENFNPEKTSLQPCPDVYWFPIVSPRFCTSLINMMENFGKWSDGSNKDPRLEGGYEAVPTRDIHMNQVGWEKHWLEFLRKYVRPLQEHVFLGYFHDPPRSLMNFVVRYKPDEQPSLRPHHDSSTYTINIALNQRGVDYEGGGCRFIRYNCSVVDTKLGWLLIHPGRLTHYHEGLKVTKGIRYIMIAFVDP; encoded by the exons ATGCTGACTTATCTCATTCTGTTGACACTAACAATTTTAGCGACAG CAAACTCCAACGAACAATGCATCAAAGACTCGGAAACATGTGGAGAAAAGCCAGAAAGTGCATTTTTGCATCACCAGAAGTCCACGACAGATGCAG acatTCTAGTCTTCACAGTCGCTAGCGAGCCAACCGACGGCTTCCAGCGCTACCTCTCCTCCGCCCATCACTACCACATCGCCCCCACGGTCCTGGGTTTCGGCCAGGAATGGAAAGGGGGCTCCGATATTAAAAACCGCCCCGGAGGCGGCTGGAAAATCAACCTCCTTAAAACTGCCCTCGAACCACACAAAGACGACCCCACAAAAATAATCCTTTTCACTGATGGCTACGATGTCATCTTCACCGACACTCTCGATGCCATTTTGCGCAAATTTAAAGAAACCAAAGCCCGGGTTTTATTCGGAGCCGAAAGCTCCTGTTGGCCTGACGTACAACTGGCCCCAAAATACCCCCAAGTGACTGAAGGAAAACGATTCCTAAATTCGGGGTTGTACATGGGCTACGCCCCCGACTTGTGGCAAGTGCTCACTTTTGACGTGATTGAGGACACGGACGACGATCAACTGTTTTTCACTAAAGCGTACCTCGATGAggatttgagaaaaaaagttgGGTTCAAGTTGGACCACAAAAGTGAGATTTTCCAAAATCTGAATGGGGCTGTTA GTGAAGTCGAGTTGTTTGAGGTTAAAGCGAAGGAAGGTCCTGAGgaatataaaattcaaaatgttttatatcACACTGTACCGTTGATTTTGCACGGGAATGGCCCTTCGAAATTATCCCTAAATTATTTAGGGAACTACTTGGCGAATTCGTGGAATTCGGTGGAAGGGTGCGTCCGGTGCAAAGAGGGCCAGTTTGACTTGAAAAACAAAAGGGCAAACGAAATGTCTCTTGTCCTTCTTGCGATTTTTGTAGAATTTAATACCCCCTTCTTGGAGGAAATGTTGAGTAAGGTGTACTCACAGGAGTACCCCAAGCACCGTATCGATCTCTTTATCCACAATGcg ATGAAATTTCATTCAAAACACATAACCGACTTTATCGAAAAACACGGTTCTGAGTACCGCTCAGTCAAAGATATCAAGCCGGACGATGGTACCACCGAATGGGCCGCACGTGACTTATCTTT GGCCCAATGTTTGTCCAAAAACTGCGACATTTACTTTTCCGTTGATTCGGTCGCCCATTTGGACAACCCGCACACTCTTCGGCTTTTAATCGAGCAGAACCGCACCGTGGTAGCCCCCCTTTTGCCCCGTCCTGGCAAGGCCTGGAGCAACTTTTGGGGGGACTTGACCAAGGAAGGTTTCTATGCCCGGTCAAACGACTACATGGATATAGTCCACAACGATAAGAG AGGGCTATGGAACGTCCCGTTCATAGCCAACTGCTACGCCATCAATGCCACGCTCTTGAAGAAGTTTGATGAGACGAAGTTGAACTTCGATCGGGATAACTGGGACGCGGACATGGCCTTTTGTGCCAATTTACGCGACTTGGACGTCTTCATGTACGTCTCGAACCGCGTCGATTTCGGGCATTTGGTCAATCCGGAAACCTTCGATATCACTCGGGTCGAACCGGAAATGTACCAAATCTTCGACAATGAACAGGATTGGGAGGCCAGGTTCATCCATCCCGAATATCCTGAAAACTTCAACCCCGAAAAGACAAGTCTACAGCCTTGTCCAGACGTTTACTGGTTCCCCATCGTGTCGCCACGTTTTTGTACCAGCTTGATCAACATGATggaaaatttcggaaaatGGTCCGATGGTAGCAATAAGGATCCCCGGCTCGAAGGCGGCTATGAGGCCGTCCCGACGCGTGATATCCACATGAATCAAGTCGGTTGGGAAAAGCATTGGCTGGAGTTCCTCCGGAAGTACGTGAGGCCTTTGCAGGAGCACGTTTTCCTCGGGTATTTCCATGACCCGCCACGATCTTTAATGAATTTCGTGGTTCGGTATAAACCGGACGAACAACCCTCCTTAAGGCCACATCACGACAGCTCGACCTACACCATCAACATAGCCTTGAATCAGAGAGGGGTTGATTACGAAGGCGGGGGTTGTAGGTTCATTAGGTACAACTGCAGCGTTGTTGATACCAAACTTGGATGGTTGTTGATACACCCGGGAAGGCTCACTCACTACCATGAAGGGTTGAAGGTCACAAAAGGGATTAGATATATCATGATTGCTTTCGTTGACCCATAG
- the Plod gene encoding procollagen-lysine,2-oxoglutarate 5-dioxygenase isoform X3 has translation MISHSIFAIFLALISSAISETNDDILVFTVASEPTDGFQRYLSSAHHYHIAPTVLGFGQEWKGGSDIKNRPGGGWKINLLKTALEPHKDDPTKIILFTDGYDVIFTDTLDAILRKFKETKARVLFGAESSCWPDVQLAPKYPQVTEGKRFLNSGLYMGYAPDLWQVLTFDVIEDTDDDQLFFTKAYLDEDLRKKVGFKLDHKSEIFQNLNGAVSEVELFEVKAKEGPEEYKIQNVLYHTVPLILHGNGPSKLSLNYLGNYLANSWNSVEGCVRCKEGQFDLKNKRANEMSLVLLAIFVEFNTPFLEEMLSKVYSQEYPKHRIDLFIHNAMKFHSKHITDFIEKHGSEYRSVKDIKPDDGTTEWAARDLSLAQCLSKNCDIYFSVDSVAHLDNPHTLRLLIEQNRTVVAPLLPRPGKAWSNFWGDLTKEGFYARSNDYMDIVHNDKRGLWNVPFIANCYAINATLLKKFDETKLNFDRDNWDADMAFCANLRDLDVFMYVSNRVDFGHLVNPETFDITRVEPEMYQIFDNEQDWEARFIHPEYPENFNPEKTSLQPCPDVYWFPIVSPRFCTSLINMMENFGKWSDGSNKDPRLEGGYEAVPTRDIHMNQVGWEKHWLEFLRKYVRPLQEHVFLGYFHDPPRSLMNFVVRYKPDEQPSLRPHHDSSTYTINIALNQRGVDYEGGGCRFIRYNCSVVDTKLGWLLIHPGRLTHYHEGLKVTKGIRYIMIAFVDP, from the exons ATGATTAGTCACAGTATTTTCGCCATATTTCTTGCGTTAATTTCGAGTGCCATTAGCGAAACAAATGACG acatTCTAGTCTTCACAGTCGCTAGCGAGCCAACCGACGGCTTCCAGCGCTACCTCTCCTCCGCCCATCACTACCACATCGCCCCCACGGTCCTGGGTTTCGGCCAGGAATGGAAAGGGGGCTCCGATATTAAAAACCGCCCCGGAGGCGGCTGGAAAATCAACCTCCTTAAAACTGCCCTCGAACCACACAAAGACGACCCCACAAAAATAATCCTTTTCACTGATGGCTACGATGTCATCTTCACCGACACTCTCGATGCCATTTTGCGCAAATTTAAAGAAACCAAAGCCCGGGTTTTATTCGGAGCCGAAAGCTCCTGTTGGCCTGACGTACAACTGGCCCCAAAATACCCCCAAGTGACTGAAGGAAAACGATTCCTAAATTCGGGGTTGTACATGGGCTACGCCCCCGACTTGTGGCAAGTGCTCACTTTTGACGTGATTGAGGACACGGACGACGATCAACTGTTTTTCACTAAAGCGTACCTCGATGAggatttgagaaaaaaagttgGGTTCAAGTTGGACCACAAAAGTGAGATTTTCCAAAATCTGAATGGGGCTGTTA GTGAAGTCGAGTTGTTTGAGGTTAAAGCGAAGGAAGGTCCTGAGgaatataaaattcaaaatgttttatatcACACTGTACCGTTGATTTTGCACGGGAATGGCCCTTCGAAATTATCCCTAAATTATTTAGGGAACTACTTGGCGAATTCGTGGAATTCGGTGGAAGGGTGCGTCCGGTGCAAAGAGGGCCAGTTTGACTTGAAAAACAAAAGGGCAAACGAAATGTCTCTTGTCCTTCTTGCGATTTTTGTAGAATTTAATACCCCCTTCTTGGAGGAAATGTTGAGTAAGGTGTACTCACAGGAGTACCCCAAGCACCGTATCGATCTCTTTATCCACAATGcg ATGAAATTTCATTCAAAACACATAACCGACTTTATCGAAAAACACGGTTCTGAGTACCGCTCAGTCAAAGATATCAAGCCGGACGATGGTACCACCGAATGGGCCGCACGTGACTTATCTTT GGCCCAATGTTTGTCCAAAAACTGCGACATTTACTTTTCCGTTGATTCGGTCGCCCATTTGGACAACCCGCACACTCTTCGGCTTTTAATCGAGCAGAACCGCACCGTGGTAGCCCCCCTTTTGCCCCGTCCTGGCAAGGCCTGGAGCAACTTTTGGGGGGACTTGACCAAGGAAGGTTTCTATGCCCGGTCAAACGACTACATGGATATAGTCCACAACGATAAGAG AGGGCTATGGAACGTCCCGTTCATAGCCAACTGCTACGCCATCAATGCCACGCTCTTGAAGAAGTTTGATGAGACGAAGTTGAACTTCGATCGGGATAACTGGGACGCGGACATGGCCTTTTGTGCCAATTTACGCGACTTGGACGTCTTCATGTACGTCTCGAACCGCGTCGATTTCGGGCATTTGGTCAATCCGGAAACCTTCGATATCACTCGGGTCGAACCGGAAATGTACCAAATCTTCGACAATGAACAGGATTGGGAGGCCAGGTTCATCCATCCCGAATATCCTGAAAACTTCAACCCCGAAAAGACAAGTCTACAGCCTTGTCCAGACGTTTACTGGTTCCCCATCGTGTCGCCACGTTTTTGTACCAGCTTGATCAACATGATggaaaatttcggaaaatGGTCCGATGGTAGCAATAAGGATCCCCGGCTCGAAGGCGGCTATGAGGCCGTCCCGACGCGTGATATCCACATGAATCAAGTCGGTTGGGAAAAGCATTGGCTGGAGTTCCTCCGGAAGTACGTGAGGCCTTTGCAGGAGCACGTTTTCCTCGGGTATTTCCATGACCCGCCACGATCTTTAATGAATTTCGTGGTTCGGTATAAACCGGACGAACAACCCTCCTTAAGGCCACATCACGACAGCTCGACCTACACCATCAACATAGCCTTGAATCAGAGAGGGGTTGATTACGAAGGCGGGGGTTGTAGGTTCATTAGGTACAACTGCAGCGTTGTTGATACCAAACTTGGATGGTTGTTGATACACCCGGGAAGGCTCACTCACTACCATGAAGGGTTGAAGGTCACAAAAGGGATTAGATATATCATGATTGCTTTCGTTGACCCATAG
- the LOC103313141 gene encoding immunoglobulin domain-containing protein oig-4 — protein sequence MGTAMKPVLVCVVLALVLWGQVEGRRGRTRARAKSKFQIGLPITGKYRDPESDQYYNNNNGAKITLASHFDYEYTLGHKIAFVCVARGKPRPHITWYKDGSEIFTHLYLNIHEWNIGEDKIKSKLEIDPATQMDAGVYECTADNMYSIDRRSFKTDFSIVFD from the exons ATGGGCACTGCTATGAAACCGGTTCTGGTGTGTGTTGTGTTGGCCCTAGTTTTGTGGGGGCAAGTGGAGGGCCGGAGGGGCCGGACGAGGGCCAGGGCCAAATCAAAG TTCCAAATCGGGTTACCCATCACAGGCAAATATCGCGACCCGGAATCTGACCAATATTACAACAACAATAAT GGCGCTAAAATCACGCTAGCGTCGCACTTCGACTATGAATACACCTTGGGGCACAAAATCGCGTTCGTGTGCGTGGCCAGAGGCAAGCCTCGGCCGCACATCACATGGTACAAGGATGGGAGCGAAATTTTCACCCATCTGTACCTCAAC atccACGAATGGAATATTGGggaagacaaaatcaaaagcAAGCTCGAGATAGACCCAGCGACCCAGATGGACGCCGGCGTGTACGAATGTACCGCCGACAATATGTACTCCATCGACCGTCGGTCGTTCAAAACTGATTTCAGTATTGTATTTGATTAG
- the LOC103313142 gene encoding immunoglobulin domain-containing protein oig-4: MVQLLRRGGCDFGRYQCRFLPTIEMRKLIVVICVCLCLAACWGARGGGRGGKHGRGRGRIFNSRVPPIIQHRNPASASYYENKDGAKIVKASHFELEYMLGRKITFFCMAQGYPRPEITWFKDGIELYAHKFFQVHEWPLGNDTVKSKMEIDPTTQKDAGYYECQANNKYAIDTRGFRTDYVMVTY; this comes from the exons ATGGTCCAATTATTGCGACGCGGTGGATGCGATTTTGGTCGTTATCAGTGCAGATTTTTACCGACTATAGAGATGCGAAAACTCATCGTAGTGATCTGTGTTTGTTTATGTTTGGCGGCGTGTTGGGGAGCAAGGGGCGGCGGACGTGGAG gaaaacACGGTCGTGGGAGGGGCCGCATTTTCAATTCGAGAGTACCTCCCATCATCCAGCACCGAAATCCGGCTTCGGCCAGTTACTACGAGAATAAGGAC GGTGCTAAAATCGTAAAAGCCAGCCATTTCGAGCTGGAGTACATGCTAGGGCGGAAAATCACGTTTTTCTGCATGGCGCAGGGGTACCCCCGGCCTGAGATCACGTGGTTCAAGGACGGGATCGAGCTGTACGCCCATAAGTTCTTCCAGGTGCATGAGTGGCCCCTGGGGAACGATACGGTGAAGAGCAAGATGGAGATCGACCCAACGACGCAGAAAGACGCAGGATATTACGAATGCCAGGCCAATAATAAGTACGCCATTGATACTAGAGGGTTCCGGACCGACTATGTCATGGTCACTTATTGA